The following proteins come from a genomic window of Phycodurus eques isolate BA_2022a chromosome 9, UOR_Pequ_1.1, whole genome shotgun sequence:
- the fgfrl1a gene encoding fibroblast growth factor receptor-like 1a — MWKPRVMTSASFYLLLLEVILVSSAARGPPRVSERVSHRQSVRLGRTAKLPCPVEGDPPPLIMWTKGGRNIHSGWTRFRALRHALRIKEVEADDGGAYVCKATNGFGSVSVNYTLIIIDDSGAGTGDSEHIPELTGKLVRPRFTQPAKMRKRVIARPVGSSVRLKCAASGDPRPDIVWLKDGRPLGRGDDQNGGPEEDGKRKKWTLSVKNLTPEHSGKYTCHVSNRAGHINATYKVEVIQRTNSKPILTGTHPVNTTVDYGGSTSFQCKVRSDVKPVIQWLKRVEAGDESKFNSTLEVGDHHYVVLPTGDVWSRPDGSYLNKLLIARAKKEDAGMYICLGANTMGYSFRSAYLTVLPDAKPQNNLVPTAASPSLPWPVIIGIPAGVALVLGTALLWCCQSKRSCPSSAPSSSSQASSALPAAQRLPVAGRERVCPGADKEGLSYEDYVAHQSQNQPLTSSKLYPQIYTHDIHTHTHSHVDGKVHQHQHIHYQC, encoded by the exons GTCCGCCCAGGGTGTCGGAGCGCGTGTCCCACCGCCAGAGCGTGCGCCTGGGCCGCACGGCCAAGCTGCCGTGCCCCGTGGAGGGCGACCCTCCGCCGCTCATCATGTGGACCAAGGGCGGCCGCAACATCCACAGCGGCTGGACGCGCTTCCGGGCGCTGCGGCACGCCCTGCGCATCAAAGAGGTGGAGGCGGACGACGGCGGCGCGTACGTCTGCAAGGCCACCAACGGATTCGGCAGCGTCAGCGTCAACTACACGCTCATCATCATCG ATGATTCTGGAGCTGGAACGGGCGACTCCGAACACATTCCGGAGCTCACCGGGAAGCTCG TGCGTCCTCGCTTCACTCAGCCGGCCAAGATGAGGAAGCGCGTCATCGCCCGGCCAGTGGGCAGCTCCGTGCGCCTCAAGTGCGCGGCCAGCGGCGACCCTCGGCCCGACATCGTGTGGCTGAAGGACGGACGGCCGCTGGGCCGCGGCGACGACCAAAACGGCGGCCCGGAGGAGgacgggaagaggaagaagtgGACTCTGAGCGTGAAGAACCTGACGCCGGAGCACAGCGGAAAGTACACGTGCCACGTGTCCAACCGAGCGGGACACATCAACGCCACCTACAAAGTGGAAGTCATAC AGCGCACCAACTCCAAGCCCATCCTCACGGGCACTCACCCGGTCAACACGACGGTGGACTACGGCGGCAGCACGTCCTTTCAGTGCAAAGTGCGCAGCGACGTCAAGCCCGTCATCCAGTGGCTCAAGCGGGTGGAGGCCGGCGACGAGAGCAAGTTCAACTCCACGCTGGAG GTGGGGGACCACCACTATGTGGTCCTGCCCACAGGGGATGTCTGGTCGCGGCCCGACGGCTCGTACCTCAACAAGCTTCTGATCGCCCGCGCCAAGAAGGAGGACGCAGGCATGTACATCTGCCTGGGCGCTAACACCATGGGATACAGCTTCAGGAGCGCCTACCTCACCGTGCTGCCAG ATGCGAAGCCCCAAAACAACTTAGTCCCGACCGCCGCCTCGCCCAGCCTTCCGTGGCCCGTCATCATCGGGATACCGGCAGGCGTGGCCTTGGTCCTGGGAACCGCCCTCCTCTGGTGCTGCCAGTCCAAACGCTCCTGCCCCTCCTCCGCCCCCTCGTCTTCCTCCCAAGCCTCCTCCGCCCTCCCCGCTGCCCAGCGCCTCCCGGTGGCGGGCCGGGAGCGAGTGTGCCCCGGCGCCGACAAGGAGGGCCTGTCCTACGAGGACTACGTAGCCCACCAGAGCCAAAACCAGCCGCTGACCTCCTCTAAGCTGTACCCCCAAATCTACACGCACGACatccacacgcacacgcactcgCACGTGGATGGCAAAGTGCACCAACACCAGCACATTCACTACCAATGTTAG